The DNA region GAAATCAGTGTCACCAAATTGGGAATAAATTCACCCATAAATGACCCAACGAACTGATACGATAAAGAAAAGGATTTTCAACATTTCAATCAAAGAGAGTTTTTCTTTGAATTCAATCAGTGTCACCAGAGAAGAGCAGAATTGCTAAAAAAAAGGGACAAAAACTGGCCTCTTTGCTCTCTTGGGATCAATCAGAGCTAGCTCAGCAAGCTTATCGGAGGGCATCGCCTTCTTCGCGAAATCAGAGAATGGCGGCGCCGACTCCCCCTGGAACGCCGAGGTCGCCCCATCCATGGACCCGCTCCGGCGGTGGTGCCCCCTCTTCTCCGATCCCGGAGCACCTATGCCACCAGATGCCGGTTCCTGAAAAGACATCCCCTCAAAGAACGAGGTGTCGACCGATAGGCTCCTGAAGTGTACCCCAGGAACCTGTCTCTGCCTCGCCTCTGTCGCGGCAGGCGGGTCCGGCCTGGCGGCCAAGGGAGCCCCGCTGTCCGCGGATACGGTGTCGTCGGAGAACGAGGAGAGGTCGATGTCAGGGATCTCGAAGTCCGGATCGGAGTCGAGTAGGAGGCCATCGTGAAGGCTGATAAACGTCTCGGAGTGGGCGCGGCGGTGgaagccgccgccgccgccgccgcgcgGGTGGTTGGGGAGAGGTATCTCCCCGAACCGAGGGTGAGTCGGCGGCTGGAGGCTGGCTGATTCCATCGCCGGCGCCTTGGAAAGCGTAAATTAGCAGCGGAGGCGCAACCTGCGGCGACGTAATCTTCTTCCACTTCCCGCTCGGCGACAAACTACTGGGGATATGGAATCAAGGGATCCGATTCTACCAGACTATTTACCCGGTCACCCACCCAAGAGATCACGGCGCTGTTACAATGCGTTGGCTTTGCGG from Zingiber officinale cultivar Zhangliang chromosome 4B, Zo_v1.1, whole genome shotgun sequence includes:
- the LOC121976897 gene encoding transcription factor VIP1-like, translated to MESASLQPPTHPRFGEIPLPNHPRGGGGGGFHRRAHSETFISLHDGLLLDSDPDFEIPDIDLSSFSDDTVSADSGAPLAARPDPPAATEARQRQVPGVHFRSLSVDTSFFEGMSFQEPASGGIGAPGSEKRGHHRRSGSMDGATSAFQGESAPPFSDFAKKAMPSDKLAELALIDPKRAKRILANRRSAARSKERKIHYTTELEQKIQALQIDATTLSAQLTHFQRDSTSLTAENRELKLRLQAMEQQSKLREALNEALREEVQRLKNQIGEVPNANGNHFRTNSLRSMANYPAHREELPRQNTHLSQHIYSSQAAQVPSNGQQLSDQSLIDLVDLM